The following proteins come from a genomic window of Methanocella conradii HZ254:
- a CDS encoding CDP-2,3-bis-(O-geranylgeranyl)-sn-glycerol synthase: MIDLIILAVWLMLPAYIANPAAALLGGGRPIDMGKNFTDNKRILGDGKTIRGFVLGSFCGTMVGILQILLAPSIAPYLQGYVSEGMLTHASYVALLTMPVGALLGDMVKSFFKRRLGFERGAMMPVADQLDFVLGAWALTYFLDGAWFTANFSPAIILTVLLITPVLHLATNFIGFKIGRKDVPW, from the coding sequence ATGATCGACTTGATAATCTTAGCTGTCTGGCTCATGCTACCGGCGTACATCGCCAACCCGGCGGCAGCGCTCCTCGGCGGCGGCAGGCCTATCGACATGGGCAAAAATTTTACTGATAATAAGCGCATACTAGGGGATGGAAAGACCATCCGGGGCTTCGTATTAGGCTCATTTTGCGGGACAATGGTGGGGATTTTACAGATATTATTGGCTCCATCTATCGCCCCTTACTTACAGGGTTATGTGAGCGAGGGCATGCTTACCCACGCCTCATACGTGGCGCTGCTCACCATGCCGGTGGGCGCGCTGCTGGGCGACATGGTGAAAAGCTTCTTCAAGCGTCGCCTGGGGTTCGAGAGGGGCGCGATGATGCCCGTGGCTGACCAGCTCGATTTCGTGCTGGGCGCCTGGGCCCTGACGTACTTCCTAGATGGCGCATGGTTCACGGCGAACTTCAGCCCGGCCATAATCCTGACGGTCCTCTTAATCACGCCGGTCTTACACCTGGCGACAAACTTTATAGGGTTCAAGATAGGCAGGAAAGACGTGCCATGGTGA
- the pyrE gene encoding orotate phosphoribosyltransferase has protein sequence MDKPLVDMLKETGAVKFGDFTLSSGRKSNYYVDKYVFETNPSCLEAIGERIAAQIPQGVKRLAGIEIGSIPLAAIASVKSGIPFVIVRKEKKGYGTNKLIEGVYQKGDRVLVIEDVVTTAKGALGAVHALRDAGLIVDMVVCVVDREEGGRENLEKEGVRVAALVKASELLGYKP, from the coding sequence ATGGATAAGCCGCTTGTTGACATGCTAAAGGAGACTGGCGCAGTAAAGTTCGGCGACTTCACGCTCTCGTCAGGCAGGAAGAGTAATTATTACGTTGATAAGTATGTTTTCGAGACTAACCCTTCGTGTCTGGAGGCCATCGGGGAGCGCATCGCCGCTCAGATTCCGCAGGGTGTCAAGAGGCTGGCCGGCATTGAGATAGGCTCTATACCCCTGGCAGCTATAGCCAGCGTGAAGAGCGGCATACCTTTCGTTATAGTGAGAAAGGAGAAGAAGGGCTACGGCACAAACAAGCTCATCGAGGGCGTCTATCAGAAGGGCGATAGGGTCCTGGTCATCGAGGACGTGGTCACGACAGCGAAAGGTGCCCTGGGGGCGGTGCATGCCCTGAGGGATGCGGGCCTTATCGTGGACATGGTGGTCTGCGTCGTCGACAGGGAGGAAGGTGGACGTGAAAACCTCGAGAAAGAGGGCGTCAGGGTCGCCGCGCTGGTTAAGGCAAGCGAGCTGCTGGGCTACAAGCCTTAA
- the purD gene encoding phosphoribosylamine--glycine ligase, with the protein MKVLVVGSGGRENSIVEALARSAYKPKIYAAMGNLNPGIRRRSVDYFLTKETDVQAIAQYAEDRGVDFVVVGPEAPLAAGLVDELYDRGIPAASPVKEAALLESDKAWTRAFMARNGIRGVPRFKVYDNLDDAFRYLKEYPDSVIKPAGLTGGKGVKVMGEHLKTLEEGKAYLEEALRAGRVVIEDRLEGEEVTIQAFVDGKNVAPMPAVQDHKRAYEDDKGPNTGGMGSYTDHTQLLPFMELDDYKEGVEIMKATVEALKKELGIAYKGTLYGQFMLTADGMKVIEYNARFGDPEAMNVLTLLKTDFVDVCQAIIDGSLDKMDVEFEKSATVCKYVVPKGYPEAPLRDSPLTVTEKPEYKVYYASVNERDGKIYTTSSRSLAIVGVADTIAEAEILAEMGLSNVHGEFHCRHDIGKETLIRKRIEHMDAIRGRRRP; encoded by the coding sequence ATGAAGGTCCTCGTGGTCGGCTCCGGGGGCAGGGAGAACTCCATCGTAGAAGCTCTCGCGAGAAGCGCGTATAAGCCTAAGATTTATGCGGCCATGGGTAACTTGAACCCGGGCATAAGGCGCAGGTCGGTAGACTATTTCTTAACTAAGGAAACTGATGTCCAGGCAATAGCGCAGTACGCCGAAGACAGGGGCGTTGATTTCGTAGTTGTTGGCCCCGAGGCGCCGCTGGCCGCGGGCCTTGTAGACGAATTATACGACAGGGGGATACCGGCGGCCAGCCCTGTAAAGGAAGCCGCCCTCCTGGAGTCTGACAAGGCGTGGACGCGGGCCTTCATGGCCAGGAATGGCATTAGGGGCGTGCCCCGCTTTAAGGTCTATGATAACCTTGATGACGCCTTCAGGTATCTAAAGGAATACCCGGATAGCGTGATTAAGCCCGCCGGATTGACCGGGGGCAAGGGCGTCAAGGTGATGGGCGAGCACCTGAAAACCCTGGAGGAGGGCAAGGCATACCTGGAGGAGGCGCTGAGGGCCGGCCGAGTGGTCATAGAGGACAGGCTTGAGGGCGAGGAGGTCACCATCCAGGCTTTCGTGGACGGCAAGAACGTGGCCCCCATGCCAGCCGTGCAGGACCATAAGAGGGCGTACGAGGACGATAAAGGCCCCAACACGGGCGGCATGGGCTCGTATACAGACCATACGCAGCTTCTGCCATTCATGGAGCTGGACGACTACAAGGAAGGCGTGGAGATAATGAAGGCCACCGTAGAGGCCCTGAAAAAGGAGCTGGGCATAGCCTACAAGGGCACGCTGTATGGCCAGTTCATGCTCACCGCGGATGGCATGAAGGTCATCGAGTATAATGCCAGGTTTGGGGACCCGGAGGCCATGAACGTGCTCACCCTGCTAAAGACGGACTTCGTGGACGTCTGCCAGGCCATCATCGACGGCTCTCTTGATAAGATGGACGTCGAGTTCGAGAAGAGCGCCACGGTGTGTAAGTACGTTGTTCCAAAAGGGTATCCTGAAGCTCCTTTGAGGGATTCGCCGCTCACGGTCACGGAGAAGCCTGAGTATAAGGTTTATTATGCCAGCGTAAATGAGCGGGATGGCAAAATCTATACGACCTCTTCGAGGTCCCTCGCCATCGTGGGGGTGGCTGATACAATTGCGGAGGCCGAGATACTGGCCGAGATGGGCCTCTCGAACGTGCATGGGGAGTTCCACTGCAGGCATGATATAGGCAAGGAGACGCTCATCCGTAAAAGGATTGAGCACATGGATGCCATAAGGGGAAGGAGACGGCCCTGA
- a CDS encoding FAD-dependent oxidoreductase produces MRPDIVFIGAGGAGLTAAFIIARKRPETRITLFSRDPVVAYSQCGMPFVLDNKIESFDRLILYTPEVFKDLGLDVRTGVAVTGVDLDARAVTLEGGETVEYGKLVFSTGSIPFIPSVPGVGLRGVHRLLTLEDGRSLARAVEGAKSAVIIGGGPIGLETAPAFLDRGIEVTIVERMPHLMPSALDPDMAVFLEDYLKEMGATIITGKGVESINGAGKVESVTVGGETIKADLVLMAAGVRPNVELAKKAGIDIGPAGGIDVDERFRVKKNGRALDDVYAAGDCIEEVNAITGRKVVCAIGTVANRQARFLAEQLMGNDVPYGPVLCPAIAVVGDLHVGSVGLTTMACEAAGIKPVSFKARSNTRARYYPGGSQLNIKLIADGERIVGAQLMGKEGVHGRVNQLTLAIHKKMTPSELADVETCYAPPVSPMIDPITYAAEMLALRCKKGKR; encoded by the coding sequence ATGAGGCCTGATATAGTGTTTATTGGGGCGGGTGGGGCCGGCCTGACGGCAGCCTTCATCATCGCCCGTAAGCGCCCTGAGACGCGTATCACCCTTTTCTCAAGAGACCCCGTGGTCGCCTATAGCCAGTGCGGGATGCCCTTCGTTTTAGATAATAAGATTGAGAGCTTTGATAGGCTTATATTGTATACGCCCGAGGTGTTCAAAGACCTTGGGCTGGACGTGAGGACCGGGGTCGCCGTTACAGGCGTGGACCTGGACGCCAGGGCCGTCACGCTGGAGGGGGGCGAGACAGTGGAGTATGGAAAGCTGGTATTTTCCACCGGGTCGATCCCATTCATCCCGTCCGTACCAGGCGTCGGGCTTAGGGGCGTGCACCGTTTATTGACTTTAGAGGACGGCCGCTCGCTCGCAAGGGCCGTTGAAGGCGCTAAGAGCGCAGTCATCATAGGAGGAGGCCCCATCGGCCTGGAGACGGCGCCAGCATTCCTTGATAGGGGCATTGAAGTCACAATCGTTGAGCGCATGCCGCATCTTATGCCCTCCGCCCTCGACCCCGACATGGCCGTATTCCTGGAGGACTACCTGAAGGAGATGGGCGCCACCATAATTACGGGCAAGGGCGTGGAGTCCATAAATGGGGCTGGTAAGGTTGAGTCCGTCACGGTGGGCGGGGAGACTATCAAGGCGGACCTGGTGCTCATGGCCGCGGGCGTCAGGCCCAACGTTGAGCTGGCAAAAAAAGCGGGCATCGACATAGGCCCTGCAGGGGGCATCGACGTAGACGAGCGCTTCCGCGTAAAGAAGAATGGCAGGGCTCTGGACGATGTCTATGCGGCAGGCGATTGCATCGAGGAGGTAAACGCCATCACGGGCAGAAAGGTGGTCTGCGCCATAGGCACAGTTGCGAATAGGCAGGCCCGATTCCTGGCCGAGCAGCTCATGGGCAATGACGTGCCCTATGGGCCGGTTTTATGCCCCGCCATCGCCGTCGTTGGCGACCTTCATGTAGGCAGCGTGGGCCTCACGACCATGGCGTGCGAGGCCGCGGGCATCAAGCCCGTATCCTTTAAGGCGAGGAGCAATACCAGGGCCAGGTACTATCCGGGAGGCTCACAACTAAACATTAAGCTCATAGCGGACGGCGAGCGCATCGTCGGCGCCCAGCTTATGGGAAAGGAGGGCGTCCACGGGCGCGTCAACCAGCTCACGCTGGCCATCCACAAGAAGATGACTCCCTCGGAGCTCGCCGACGTGGAGACTTGCTACGCCCCGCCCGTATCGCCCATGATAGACCCCATCACGTATGCTGCAGAGATGCTTGCCCTGAGGTGTAAAAAAGGCAAAAGATAG